The DNA segment CGTCGAGTTTCGAACGGCCGGTGAAACCGAACACGTACGTCACGATCGGGTATTCGGCGAGGGCTTCCAGCGTCAGCTTCGGCAGCTTGGTCAGCGGGTGGCCGTGGGGCACGACCACGCAACGGTTCCAGCGGTAGCACGGCATCATCACCAGATCGCCGAACAGCTCCAGCGCTTCGGTGGCAATGGCGAAATCGACGGTGCCATCAGCGGCCATTTCAGCGATCTGCATCGGCGAGCCCTGATGCATGTGCAGGGCCACGTCGGGATACTGCTTGATGAAATTGCTGATCACCGGTGGCAGCGCATAACGGGCCTGGGTGTGCGTGGTGGCGATCGACAGCGTGCCCTTCTTCTCGTTGGAGAATTCCTGGGCGATCTGCTTGATGCTCTCGACCTTGCGCAGAATCTCGCCAGCGGTGGTGATGATGCGCTCGCCAGCCGGGGTGACGCGGGTCAGGTGTTTGCCGCTGCGGGCAAACACTTCGACGCCCAGTTCGTCTTCCAGCAGACGGATTTGCTTACTGATGCCCGGTTGCGAGGTGTAAAGGCTTTGGGCTGTAGCGGAAACGTTGAGGTCGTGGTGCGCCACTTCCCAGATGTAGCGCAGTTGTTGAAGCTTCATATCAATCCCTCAAAGCAGAAAGACGCCACGGGCATCAGCGACGGTATATAACTATATTAATGGTTTGAAGAATAAATCTAGAACTTTTTCATCGAAGCGCCATTATTTTGCCTCAGCGATCCTCGCGCCGCCGACGCTCGACCAACGGCACCAGATAAACCGGCACCTTGGCCAATTGCAGGACTCGCGCAGCCGTCCGCCCCAACGGTGTTTCCGCGCCGACCCCGTGGCTGTGACTGCCTACGATCAGCAGATCGACAGAGAGTTTCTGCACCTGGTCGAGAATCACCTGCGACGGATCGCCCTGCAGTACACGCACAGCACGTATGCGCTGCAAGTCCAGTTCGCCATCGTCGCCGAGTTCTTCGCGAAAGCTCTCCAGCACGCGCTGCTCGATATTGGCGATGACTGTTTTCAGACCCTGGCTGTGGAATTCGTTCAATGCCTGCTCGTCGAGATAACTCTGCAACACCGATTCAGCGAACAGCCCCATCGGCTCCACCGCGTGCACCACGTACAGATCGGCATTGAAGGTGCGCGCCAACGCCAAGGCATGCTGCATCACGAACGGGGCGTACAGACCGAGGTCAGTGGCATACAGCATCGAACGAATCATATGACCTCCTCGCAAGCCAACATGGCGGAGATTGATTCAGCTTAGCAGTGCCTTGACGAGTACGACGGGCGAGGCAACGTCTTGAGTCAAAGGGCTTTAAATCGACGGTTCGTTGCTGATGCCGTGGGGCACGTGACCGGTGGCGACCACCTCACGGGCCAGCTCGCAATGCCCGGTCTGATCGTCGAAGAACACATCGGCGGCGAAGGCTTCGAGGAATGCCGACTTGGTCAGACCGCCGAGAAACAGCGATTCATCGAGACGGATGTCCCACTCGCGCAAGGTGCGGATCACCCGCTCGTGAGCCGGTGCCGATCGCGCGGTGACCAGCGCGGTACGGATCGGGCAGTCATCGTCGGGAAACTCGCGCTGGAGCAGATTGAGTGCCGCGAGAAAGCCCTTGAACGGACCGCCGCGCAACGGCTCGCGCGCCGACT comes from the Pseudomonas granadensis genome and includes:
- the cysB gene encoding HTH-type transcriptional regulator CysB, yielding MKLQQLRYIWEVAHHDLNVSATAQSLYTSQPGISKQIRLLEDELGVEVFARSGKHLTRVTPAGERIITTAGEILRKVESIKQIAQEFSNEKKGTLSIATTHTQARYALPPVISNFIKQYPDVALHMHQGSPMQIAEMAADGTVDFAIATEALELFGDLVMMPCYRWNRCVVVPHGHPLTKLPKLTLEALAEYPIVTYVFGFTGRSKLDEAFSHRGLTPKVVFTAADADVIKTYVRLGLGVGIVAKMAVDTKLDNDLVVLDASELFESSVTKIGFRRGTFLRGFMCDFIEKFAPHLTREVMAKAIQCHNKQELEELFDGVELPVH
- a CDS encoding universal stress protein: MIRSMLYATDLGLYAPFVMQHALALARTFNADLYVVHAVEPMGLFAESVLQSYLDEQALNEFHSQGLKTVIANIEQRVLESFREELGDDGELDLQRIRAVRVLQGDPSQVILDQVQKLSVDLLIVGSHSHGVGAETPLGRTAARVLQLAKVPVYLVPLVERRRREDR